In Rhea pennata isolate bPtePen1 chromosome 8, bPtePen1.pri, whole genome shotgun sequence, one genomic interval encodes:
- the RABGAP1L gene encoding rab GTPase-activating protein 1-like isoform X4 yields the protein MVESSIWSVTLQERENRRLQEASMRLEQENDDLAHELVTSKIALRNDLDQAEDKADVLNKELLLTKQKLVETEEEKRKQEEETAQLKEVFRKQLEKAESEIKKTTAIIAEYKQICSQLSTRLEKQQAASKDELEVVKGKVMACKHCSEIFSKEGALKVPAVSRENQGIETDDEKDALTKQLREMELELAQTKLQLVEAKCKIQELEHQRGALMNEIQAAKNSWFSKTLNSIKTATGTQPPQQPQPPLPPKESST from the exons ATGGTTGAAAGCAGTATTTGGTCTGTGACTTTACAGGAG AGGGAGAACCGCAGGCTCCAAGAAGCTAGCAtgaggctggagcaggagaatGATGACCTTGCACATGAACTTGTAACAAGCAAAATTGCCTTACGGAATGACTTGGACCAG GCTGAAGACAAAGCAGATGTTCTGAACAAAGAACTTCTCCTGACCAAACAGAAACTAGTGGAGACTGAGGAAGAGAAACggaagcaggaagaggaaaCTGCTCAG CTGAAGGAGGTCTTCAGGAAGCAGCTAGAGAAGGCAGAATCTGAGATTAAGAAAACCACAGCCATTATTGCTGAGTATAAACAG ATTTGTTCCCAGCTGAGTACCAGGCTGGAAAAACAGCAGGCAGCCAGTAAAGATGAGCTGGAAGTTGTGAAG GGTAAAGTGATGGCCTGCAAACACTGCAGTGAGATTTTCAGTAAGGAGGGAGCACTGAAGGTGCCTGCTGTAAGCAGGGAGAATCAAGGAATAGAAACAGATGATGAAAAGGATGCACTCACAAAGCAGCTGAGAGAAATGGAGCTGGAACTCGCACAGACCAAACTGCAGCTTGTGGAAGCCAAGTGCAAAATTCAG GAGCTGGAGCACCAGAGAGGAGCCCTTATGAATGAGATCCAAGCTGCCAAAAACTCTTGGTTTAGCAAAACCCTGAACTCTATCAAAACCGCCACAGGCACACAGCCACCACAGCAGCCTCAGCCACCTCTGCCACCCAAAGAGAGCAGTACATAG